A genomic segment from Myxocyprinus asiaticus isolate MX2 ecotype Aquarium Trade chromosome 36, UBuf_Myxa_2, whole genome shotgun sequence encodes:
- the LOC127427467 gene encoding BMP and activin membrane-bound inhibitor homolog: MDRHSSLVSLWFQLELCAMAVLLTKGEIRCYCDAPHCVATGYMCKSELNACFTKVLDQLNTNSPLTHGCLDPVLNSADVCASKNMEVSDRSSSPIECCHDDMCNYRGLHDLTHPRGDSTDRYHSSNQNLITRVQELASAKEVWFRAAVIAVPIAGGLILVLLVMLALRMLRSENKRLQAQRQQMLSRLHYSFHGHHHAKKGHVAKLDLECMVPVTGHENCCLGCDKLRQTELCAGGGSGSERLLSLVHWGMYTGHGKLEFV; the protein is encoded by the exons ATGGATCGCCATTCCAGCCTTGTTTCTCTCTGGTTTCAGCTGGAACTTTGCGCGATGGCTGTTCTTCTCACGAAAG GAGAGATCAGGTGTTACTGCGATGCGCCACACTGTGTTGCCACTGGATATATGTGTAAATCGGAGCTTAACGCGTGCTTCACCAAGGTCCTGGACCAACTTAACACGAACTCACCTCTGACACACGGCTGCCTAGATCCAGTTTTAAACTCTGCAGACGTGTGCGCCAGCAAAAACATGGAGGTTTCTGACAGAAGCTCTTCTCCCATAGAGTGTTGTCATGACGATATGTGTAACTACAGGGGTCTGCATGACCTCACGCACCCTCGAGGTGACTCCACAG ACCGATACCACAGCTCCAATCAGAACCTAATCACAAGGGTGCAAGAGTTAGCCTCTGCTAAAGAGGTGTGGTTCCGCGCGGCAGTCATAGCTGTTCCCATCGCGGGCGGCCTTATCCTGGTCCTGCTGGTTATGCTGGCATTGCGAATGCTTCGTAGTGAAAACAAGCGGCTGCAGGCCCAGCGCCAACAGATGCTATCTCGCCTGCATTACAGTTTTCATGGACACCACCATGCCAAGAAAGGCCATGTGGCCAAGTTGGACCTGGAGTGCATGGTGCCGGTAACGGGACATGAGAACTGCTGTCTGGGCTGCGATAAGCTGCGGCAGACAGAACTTTGTGCGGGAGGAGGGAGCGGAAGTGAACGCCTCCTATCTCTGGTGCACTGGGGGATGTACACGGGACACGGCAAGCTTGAGTTTGTGTGA